Proteins co-encoded in one Prunus persica cultivar Lovell chromosome G6, Prunus_persica_NCBIv2, whole genome shotgun sequence genomic window:
- the LOC18774711 gene encoding auxin response factor 18, which translates to MRDSERSLDPQLWHACAGGMVHMPPVNSKVFYFPQGHAEHAQAHVDFSSASLRIPSLILCRVASIKFMADPETDEVFAKIKLNPIENNEPYASDEDSMEADGSENQEKPASFAKTLTQSDANNGGGFSVPRYCAETIFPRLDYSADPPVQTVIAKDVHSEIWKFRHIYRGTPRRHLLTTGWSTFVNQKKLVAGDSIVFLRAENGDLCVGIRRAKRGLDGAGGPELASGWNNSHGGGSGACVLPYGGFSVFLREEENKMVRNGGGNLSPNGNLRGKGRVRPESVVEAATMAANGQAFEVVYYPRASTPEFCVKASAVRAAMRVQWCSGMRFKMAFETEDSSRISWFMGTIASVQVSDPIRWPNSPWRLLQVTWDEPDLLQNVKCVSPWLIELVSNFPMIHMSPFSPPRKKLRLPQPDFTLDGQLTLPSFSGNPLGPSSPLCCLPDNTPAGIQGARHAQFRISLSDLHVNNKLQSGLFQSSFQRFDQNSRISSGIRAGHTSSNENLSCLLTMGNSSQNSEKSDNVKKHQFLLFGQPILTEQQISRSCSSDAVSQLLTGKDSKDGNQDRTKFLSDGSKSAHGMQVSLEKSSNAGFPWNKDFQGSDFDLETGHCKVFMESEDVGRTLDLSVLGSYEELYRRLANMFGIEKPQMLSHVLYRDVTGAVKQTGVEPFSDFMKKAKRLTILTHPTDESIGRTWIRGMQNAENGLSATNKTGPLSIFA; encoded by the exons ATGAGAGACTCAGAGAGAAGCTTGGATCCTCAGCTATGGCACGCCTGTGCCGGAGGCATGGTCCACATGCCTCCGGTGAACTCAAAAGTCTTCTACTTTCCACAAGGCCACGCAGAGCACGCTCAAGCCCATGTCGATTTCTCATCAGCCTCCCTCAGAATCCCATCTCTCATTCTCTGTAGAGTGGCCTCCATCAAATTCATGGCGGACCCAGAAACCGACGAGGTCTTCGCCAAGATTAAGCTAAACCCAATTGAAAACAACGAGCCTTATGCCTCGGATGAAGACTCCATGGAGGCTGATGGGTctgaaaatcaagaaaagcCAGCATCTTTCGCTAAGACTCTGACCCAATCGGACGCTAACAATGGCGGTGGGTTCTCTGTACCCAGGTACTGCGCTGAAACCATTTTTCCTCGATTGGATTACTCGGCCGACCCGCCGGTCCAGACCGTGATTGCTAAGGACGTTCATAGCGAGATATGGAAGTTCAGGCACATTTACAGAGGCACGCCCAGGCGCCATTTGTTGACCACTGGGTGGAGCACATTTGTGAACCAGAAGAAGTTGGTGGCTGGCGACTCGATTGTGTTCTTGAGAGCTGAAAATGGTGATCTTTGTGTCGGGATTAGGCGAGCCAAGAGAGGATTGGATGGCGCTGGTGGGCCTGAATTGGCATCTGGGTGGAACAACAGCCATGGAGGAGGCTCTGGAGCTTGTGTTCTTCCATATGGTGGGTTCTCTGTGTTTTTGAGAGAGGAGGAGAACAAGATGGTGAGAAACGGGGGTGGGAATTTGAGTCCCAATGGGAATTTGAGAGGGAAGGGGAGAGTGAGGCCTGAAAGTGTTGTTGAAGCTGCAACTATGGCGGCAAATGGGCAGGCGTTTGAGGTGGTTTATTATCCGAGGGCCAGCACGCCGGAGTTTTGCGTTAAGGCCTCGGCGGTGAGGGCGGCGATGAGGGTGCAGTGGTGCTCAGGAATGAGGTTCAAGATGGCGTTTGAGACTGAGGACTCATCTAGGATCAGCTGGTTCATGGGTACAATTGCTTCTGTTCAGGTTTCTGACCCAATTCGCTGGCCCAATTCCCCTTGGAGACTTCTACAG GTGACGTGGGATGAGCCAGATTTGTTACAGAATGTGAAGTGTGTCAGCCCATGGTTGATTGAACTGGTATCAAATTTTCCCATGATCCACATGTCACCCTTTTCACCACCAAGAAAGAAGTTGCGTCTCCCGCAACCAGACTTTACTCTTGATGGGCAATTAACATTGCCATCATTTTCAGGCAACCCCCTCGGGCCCAGCAGCCCCTTGTGTTGTCTACCTGACAACACTCCTGCAGGCATACAGGGAGCCAGGCATGCTCAATTTAGAATATCTTTATCAGATCTCCACGTTAACAACAAACTGCAGTCGGGGCTGTTCCAATCCAGTTTCCAGCGGTTCGATCAAAATTCTAGAATCTCCAGTGGCATTAGAGCAGGCCATACAAGCAGCAATGAAAACCTTTCTTGCTTGCTGACAATGGGGAATTCTAGTCAGAACTCGGAGAAATCTGATAATGTGAAGAAACACCAGTTTTTACTCTTTGGTCAACCAATACTTACCGAGCAGCAGATTTCTCGGAGCTGTTCCAGTGATGCAGTTTCACAACTTCTTACTGGGAAAGATTCAAAAGATGGGAACCAAGATAGAACAAAGTTTCTTTCTGATGGTTCAAAATCTGCACATGGGATGCAAGTTTCACTAGAAAAATCCTCTAATGCTGGGTTTCCATGGAATAAGGATTTTCAAGGTTCTGACTTTGACCTGGAAACCGGTCATTGCAAGGTTTTCATGGAGTCAGAGGATGTGGGACGGACTCTGGACCTCTCGGTTCTTGGCTCTTATGAAGAGCTGTACAGGAGGCTGGCCAACATGTTTGGAATAGAAAAACCACAGATGCTGAGCCATGTTCTTTACCGGGATGTGACAGGTGCTGTTAAACAAACTGGAGTTGAACCATTCAG tgattttatgaaaaaagcaaaaagactgACTATTCTAACACATCCAACCGATGAAAGTATTGGCAG GACGTGGATTCGAGGGATGCAAAATGCGGAAAATGGACTCAGCGCAACAAATAAGACTGGTCCTTTGAGCATATTTGCTTAG
- the LOC18775221 gene encoding GATA transcription factor 11 isoform X2, with translation MASSMPTDDNFNIESFLPDELKALDFPMEDIEECVEDEDWYAQFQNLEPPSFEDLFCPRVLDGNDDMKPKNLSTSYGQTSQRNQLPRTAAKTTRGISSIHSEDLESIGSCAAQFEPKFEKRTRSKLSRSKRSSPAIFNTQFFPSTSSNSSASENLYHWDASESDLEGSLTEEMSNAAKRKQKKKRNLSQLSSAEMRKLSTEEPGESRETKRCMHCAVTKTPQWREGPLGPKTLCNACGVRYRSGRLFPEYRPAASPTFVASVHSNSHKKVIELRNKGCQGATMGILSSAQ, from the exons ATGGCTAGTTCTATGCCCACTGATGATAATTTCAATATCGAGAGCTTCCTCCCTGACGAACTCAAGGCCCTTGATTTCCCCATGGAAGACATTGAAGAGTGTGTTGAAGACGAAGATTGGTATGCACAATTCCAAAACCTCGAACCGCCTTCCTTTGAAGATTTGTTTTGTCCAAGAGTTTTGGATGGTAATGACGACATGAAACCTAAGAACCTCTCCACTTCG TATGGACAAACTTCTCAGCGAAATCAATTACCAAGGACTGCTGCTAAAACTACCCGAGGCATAAGCAGTATTCACAGCGAGGACCTTGAAAGTATTGGCTCTTGTGCTGCTCAATTTGAGCCCAAGTTCGAAAAGCGTACCCGAAGCAAGCTTTCACGAAGCAAGCGTTCCAGCCCTGCTATTTTCAATACTCAGTTCTTCCCCAGCACCTCATCCAACTCCTCCGCCTCTGAAAATTTATATCATTGGGATGCTTCTGAATCAGACTTAGAAGGCTCTCTGACTGAGGAGATGTCGAATGctgccaaaagaaaacaaaagaagaaaaggaatcTATCGCAGCTCTCAAGTGCAGAGATGAGAAAGCTCTCCACGGAGGAACCAGGTGAGAGTCGGGAGACTAAAAGATGCATGCACTGTGCAGTGACGAAGACCCCTCAGTGGAGGGAAGGGCCACTAGGACCAAAGACCCTCTGCAATGCGTGCGGGGTTCGTTATAGGTCTGGCCGTCTCTTTCCGGAGTACCGCCCTGCTGCAAGTCCTACATTCGTTGCGTCAGTCCATTCCAACTCCCACAAGAAGGTTATAGAGTTGAGAAACAAGGGTTGCCAGGGGGCTACTATGGGAATTTTATCCTCGGCCCAGTAG
- the LOC18775221 gene encoding GATA transcription factor 11 isoform X1, producing MTAVSADVTKLTKRENISAMASSMPTDDNFNIESFLPDELKALDFPMEDIEECVEDEDWYAQFQNLEPPSFEDLFCPRVLDGNDDMKPKNLSTSYGQTSQRNQLPRTAAKTTRGISSIHSEDLESIGSCAAQFEPKFEKRTRSKLSRSKRSSPAIFNTQFFPSTSSNSSASENLYHWDASESDLEGSLTEEMSNAAKRKQKKKRNLSQLSSAEMRKLSTEEPGESRETKRCMHCAVTKTPQWREGPLGPKTLCNACGVRYRSGRLFPEYRPAASPTFVASVHSNSHKKVIELRNKGCQGATMGILSSAQ from the exons ATGACGGCGGTCTCTGCTGACGTCACCAAGCTAACGAAGCGTGAG AATATTAGTGCCATGGCTAGTTCTATGCCCACTGATGATAATTTCAATATCGAGAGCTTCCTCCCTGACGAACTCAAGGCCCTTGATTTCCCCATGGAAGACATTGAAGAGTGTGTTGAAGACGAAGATTGGTATGCACAATTCCAAAACCTCGAACCGCCTTCCTTTGAAGATTTGTTTTGTCCAAGAGTTTTGGATGGTAATGACGACATGAAACCTAAGAACCTCTCCACTTCG TATGGACAAACTTCTCAGCGAAATCAATTACCAAGGACTGCTGCTAAAACTACCCGAGGCATAAGCAGTATTCACAGCGAGGACCTTGAAAGTATTGGCTCTTGTGCTGCTCAATTTGAGCCCAAGTTCGAAAAGCGTACCCGAAGCAAGCTTTCACGAAGCAAGCGTTCCAGCCCTGCTATTTTCAATACTCAGTTCTTCCCCAGCACCTCATCCAACTCCTCCGCCTCTGAAAATTTATATCATTGGGATGCTTCTGAATCAGACTTAGAAGGCTCTCTGACTGAGGAGATGTCGAATGctgccaaaagaaaacaaaagaagaaaaggaatcTATCGCAGCTCTCAAGTGCAGAGATGAGAAAGCTCTCCACGGAGGAACCAGGTGAGAGTCGGGAGACTAAAAGATGCATGCACTGTGCAGTGACGAAGACCCCTCAGTGGAGGGAAGGGCCACTAGGACCAAAGACCCTCTGCAATGCGTGCGGGGTTCGTTATAGGTCTGGCCGTCTCTTTCCGGAGTACCGCCCTGCTGCAAGTCCTACATTCGTTGCGTCAGTCCATTCCAACTCCCACAAGAAGGTTATAGAGTTGAGAAACAAGGGTTGCCAGGGGGCTACTATGGGAATTTTATCCTCGGCCCAGTAG